TAATGGCATCGATATTCCACCAGCCGGCATCAATAATCGCCTATTTTCGATAAGCCACCACCACACCGGAAACCGTTGTGATGTGGCCAATAACGAAAGCCTGGCCGCGTTTGATAATATCGATTACGCCCACATATTCCAACAACTGCAGCCGACCTAGAATACTGGTCCGGTTGCGGACAATTGGTTTGCCGGCGACTGCGCCGACTTTCGGATCATCGTAAAATCTGGCCAGCATCGGTTCCAGAACATTTTGATCGACGTAGCAATCCGCATCCAGGCACAACAAAAATTCCCCTTGAGCCACCTTGGCCCCTTCATTGAGGGCGTTGGCTTTCCCCTTATTGACCTTGATATCAACAATTTTAACTGGAAACTGATGGCCATACCGTTCCTGAAGCTGAGTCATCACCGCCAAGGTATTGTCTTGACTGCCGTCGTTCATTAAAATCAGCTCAATCCGTTGGTAAGTGATCTTTGAGATCGACTCGACCACTTGGGCCAGGGTGTCCTGTTCATTGTGGGCTGGAATCAAAATTGAAACCAGGTCAGCTGGTTGTCCTTGATGGTCGTTATTCAGCGGTACCCGCCGTTCTTGAATGGAGAAAAAGATTGACCCCACGATCCAAATTGTCGACACAATTACTGGATATAAAATGACAAAATCACTCAAGGTACTCATAATATCCCCCCATTCTATCTACTTTCGGCCAAGGCCAAAAAGGTTTTGATGAACTGCTCACTGGCGGCGTACACCTGCTGATCATTGACCGATCCAGCCGAGTCTGCCCATAGTGATACGCTGCTGCCGACAATCCCCCGTTTGGACTTCAACTTGGTGTCAACGTCGTTGTGCCATAACGTCGGTTTCCAGTATTGCTTCATATCCTTAATCATATAAGCGACGTTTTTCTTGGACATGTTGGTTTTGGATAAATTGAAATACAGATAGTAGTCGTTATAGTTGAAAACTTTGGAACCACGGTTGATCAATTTTGGCATCGAGGCCCAGTATTTGTGGCGCTCAGCAGCTAACTTGCCGGTTTGATCTGCGGTCCAGTTCCAGTAAGTTACTTGGATGTTTTTATTGAGTTTGCTCAAACTGCTGTTTAAAAAGCCGTCGTTCCAAGCTTCCGGTGTGAACCCCATTTTTTCCACATTGGCGCTGGTGGCGTTTAAATATTTGACGTAAGCAGCGTTGCTGGTTAGCTTATCGGAAAATTCATCGCCGCCTAAATGAAAGCGGGGATTGGCCTGCCCGGCAAACAAGGTGCCAACCTCGTCGTCCAGCTTTTTGGTGAAATCAATGCCGGTTTGATTGAGGTGAATCTCGTCGCGGTAACTCTTAGAGTACCAGCTGACTTGATCAGCCAGTTGTGCCTTGCCATTGGCCTTCATGAGCTTCACCAAGGCAGTCACATGCGCTGGGGTGTCGATTTCCGGGATCAGCGTCACGTGGTGCTGTTCGGCATCGTTGACCAAATACTTGATTTCGGCCTTGCTGTAAAAGAACTGGTGGGTCTTTTTGTTATGCCAAACGCCATCAACCTTCTGGGCATTCTTCAAGGACTGACCAACGTAGTCATTTTCAATCGCAAAATTCCGGTCATCGCTTAAGTGCAGCTGAATAAACCGACCATTATGATCCCCCACTAATTGAATGAACTTTTGCAACGTTCCGACTTGGTAGTGGCGCCGGGCAACGTCTAAGGTCACTCCGTTATATTTGCCATCCTGTTCACTCGCCGTGCTCGAAGTCGTCTGAGCGGTGGTCGTCTTGTGCGCGCTGCATCCCATCAACAATACCGTCAGTGGCAATAGCAGCCAACTCTTATGTACCATATGCAATCCCCCCGTCATGCAATCTTGAAATATATCTGTAACATTTAATCAGATACATAGTACCAAACATCACAGATTTTGCTATTCCCAGGCTTTCATTCTGAACAAACGTTAGACACTCTTAACAAATAATGAGATTGTTATTAAAATGACACCTTTTTGGAAACATGAATCTATGCACAAAAAAATGGAACCAGCTGTTAGCCGATTCCATCTTTGAAACGTTCAATTTTAATTTAGACACTCCGGCGCTTGAAGACAACGTAGCTGATTGCCATGAAAATTGCTGTGTATACCAGACTGCCGACCACCATTTCCGGTGTCGATAACAAAGTCATTTTATGAACCGAACTGGATAGCAACTGTTGTGGCAGGTTCATCATGTTCAATGGGTTCCACTTCAGCCATTCCCACTTGTGCATCAATAAGAACATGACCCCGGAAACCATGCTCAAAGCAAAGTAACCGATAATCCCGATTGAAATCGCTGCTGCGGTACTCTTGAAGATATTGGCCAATAATAATACCAGACTGAGAACCAGCCAGATCGTTAGAAAGGAGCCGATAATGCCGAGCCATTGTGCTTCGATAACTGAATGACCTGATTGATAGGTATCTGAAAGTTTGAATTTATCGTTAAACAAAACAACTTTCAAAAGCATCGACCAGACAAAGCTCAAAACATAGAAATAAATCGAGTACAGCAACATGGTAATCCACTTGCTGACCAGGATTTGACCCCGATAGTACTTGCGATACAATAATTCTTTAATCGTGCCGTACTGGAATTCCATCGCAATGATTGAGCTGCAGGCCGCAATCATGAACAAGACGATCCAGTTGATCCCGGTAAACATTTCGACAAATAATCCTTTGGGATCACCCCAGTACTTGGGATAGTTTCTGGTCAATACACCAAAAACAGTCATCAGAATCAATAATGTAGCTGAGACTGCGTAGGTGCTTTTCTTATGAAGCAGTTTAAAGATTTCTTGTTTGACTAACGTTATCATGCTATGACTCCTTTACTTTGTCGTTTTTGAGCAGATTTAAGAGTGATGTTTCCAAATCGCTGTGAACGTGTTGGACATCTTCAATTTCGATATCGTTATCGGACAGTAATTTGATCACGTCAGCCATCTTGGTTGAGTCAGTTTCGACAATGCTGAGCTTATCACCGTCATCAAGCTGGTAGCCGTTTTGGCTCAAAATATCTTTAGCATGGGCGTCGTCTGAGGTCTTAAGAACCAATAACTTCTTACCGCCATTTTCCAGGTTGGCCATGCTCTCAGTGTAAACGATCTGTCCCTTATCAATGACAACCAGGTCATCGACCAATTTTTCCAACTCACTTAAGATATGACTGGAGATCAGGAATGTGGTGCCTTGTTTGGCCAAATCCAAAATAATGGTCCGCAAGTCTTTGTTGGCTTGGGGATCCAGACCATTCATCGGCTCATCCAAAATAACCAGTTTGGGGCGGTCGACTAAAGCCAAGGCAATCCCAAGCTTTTGTTTCATACCTAAAGAGTAGGTCTTGGCCTTGCGGTTTATGTATGAATCCATCTTCATCTTGTCAACGATGTCCATAATCTGATCTTTTGAAGTCGATTCCTTTGAAAATAACTGCAGGTGCTGATAACCTGTCAGGAATGGGTAAATCCCGGGGTATTCAATTAAGGCGCCAACCTTATCCATCGCCCGATGACTGGTGGGTGAAACTGGATCGCCATCAATGGTGATCTTGCCGCTTGAGTAATTAAAGAGTCCTAAGACGGCTTTCATAATGGTTGATTTACCGGCACCGTTGGGACCAACCAAGCCCACAATATGTCCGGTTTGTACTGAAAACGACACATCTTTGAGAACCTGCTTGTGGCCAAAGTTCTTGTTAAGATGCTCGACATTTAATATTGAGTCTGCCATGTGTTCCTCCTAGTATTTATACTCAAACACAATTCTACAAGTAAAGGGCCACTCATTTTCATGAATGGTTGGCCTTAAGGATAACATATGTGTTAAAACTTATACAACACCCCATTTCTCATCATCCTCATGAATTATCTGTTATGATGGGGGTGAGGAAATGAAATCGACAAGTCTAATCAGAACGAAGAATCGAGGTAACGCTGCTTATGACGAAAGCTTTAATGGTTGTGACAAACAACCCCAAATTCAAGAAGATTCAACGGGCCACCGGAATCTGGCTGAAGGAAGCGACCCATTTCAACAAAGTGATGGCCGATAACGGCATCGATGTCGATTATGTCAGTCCTAAGGGCGGTTATGTCCCGCTCGATCCTCTGAGCTTGGGAACCGATGACATGGACGCCACGGATTGGGAATATTATCTGGACGACACCTTCCAAAATCACCATTTGGCCCAGTCACTCACCCCGGCCGACGTCAATCCGAAGGACTACCAGGTAATTTATTTTGTTGGCGGCCACGGAACGATGACCGATTTCCCACAGAACACCGAATTGGCGGGGCTGGCCGAAACAATTTATGCCAACGGCGGAATTGTCTCAGCCAATTGCGTCGGCGTGTGTGGCCTGCTGCCCATGCGGACAGAAGATGGCAAACGCTTTGTGCATGGGCGCAAGCTGACTGCCTTCACCAATGATGAAGAAGCCTTAAACGGTCTCACGAATGACGTTGAGTTCCTGCTGGAAGATGAATTGGACAAAGCCGGTGCCAACTTCGTGAAGGGGACTGCCTTTGAGCCGAATGTCGTTGTCGACGACCGACTGATTACCGGCCAAAATCCCAACTCAGCGACTGGTGTTGGTGAAGCGATTATTAAAGAGCTGCTGCAATAAGGGTTCGTAGAGAGTTTTGTTGCCCTATCATATAGAAGTAACTATCAAAATCAAAAACGTCTGACACAAATAGAAAAATTTGTGTCAGACGCTTTTAATTTTTATAGGATGCTATCCCAGAATTTGTCCGGAATCGATCATCAGATTATTTATTAATGTTTTCTTCTTCAATATCTTCCAAACTGCGGCCCTTGGTTTCCGGTACCCGTGAATGGATGAACCAAACACCCAGCAGACAGATGACACCAAAAATAGCGAATACGGCGTCTTGTGGCATGCTGGCGGTCATGATCGGGAAGAGCAGGCCAACAGCGAATGAACCAACCCAGTTGGCAGATGAAGCGGCTCCTGATGCCCGGCCACGAATTGCCAGTGGGAAGACCTCACCAATCAGAACCCAAGTTAAGGGTGCCCAAGTAAATGAGTATGCGGCAACGTAAATACTCAGGAAGAAGACAATCAGTAATGGACTGGCGTTTGGTACCAGGAACTTAATGGCAGTTGGCAGGAGGAATGATAATCCCATGACCGTTCCACCAAGAATTAGTAAGGTCCGACGCTTAAATTTGTCAGCGATTCCCAAGAATACCAGTGATCCGATTACCAGGATAATTCCTTGAATAATTGGCCACATCAAAGCTGAGTTAGCTGCAGTTCCTGTCGCCTTTTCAACAATCAATGGAATGTAATAGAAGATTGCATTGGCTCCTTGGAACTGTTGGAAAGCCGCGACGCCGATACCGGCAATTGCCAGGTAACGGTATTTTGAACTGAAGACAGTTGCCCAACTGGTTGATTTTGAAATTTTCTTTTCTTGTGAAGCAGTATCTTGAATTTGCTCTAATTCGTCATCAATTTCGGTGTCGTTTTCCCGGATGTAGCTCAACACTCTGCGAGCATCGTCAGGGCGACCGTTTTTAACTAAGAAACGTGGTGATTCAGGCAGCTTCAATACGCCAAAGAACAAGATCAAGGCAGGCAAGGCAGCCAGGCCAAGCATTGAACGCCATGCCCAGTTCTCAGGCAGGTCTTTCAATACGAAATCCATCACGTAAGATAGCAACATCCCAGACACAATCATCGTCTGGTTAATCCCGGTCAAACGCCCCCGCATTTTGGCCGGCGCCATTTCTGACATATAGGCCGGCACCAGAGCTGAAGATGCCCCAACGGCAAGGCCTAAGAAGACGCGAACAGCAATCAGGTAGAATTGCCCGTCATGCGGTGAGATGGCAGATAGCAATGATCCGGCCATGAAAATCAGAGCTGAAAGCAGGATCATCTTTCTTCGACCCATCTTATCGGACAGCTGCCCGGCAATCGCACCACCAAAGATGGCACCCAACATTACAGCTGACGTAATCCAGCCAGTGATCGTCGCATTATTTTGCAGTCCCCAATCAGTTTGTAAAAATGGGAGTGCCCCCGTCATAACCCCAATATCATATCCAAACAGAATCCCACCGAATGAACCAAAGAAATAAATAAATCCGCTTGAGATTTTCTTTTCTGTTGCAACAGCCTTTTCCATCATCATTCTCCTTTACACTTTAAGCCAACGCTTGATTAGTCGTGATTCCCCAATCCAAAAGATTGGAAGGGGTTACATAACAAATCAGACAAATCCAACACATTCTTTGTTGTGTGACATTCTCTCTTATACGCACAGTCGTAACGCTTACATTCATTTACAGCATTACATATGGACCGCTATCAAAAAATAACCAGCGTCCATAGTTTGTTATGTTAACGGATTCATCCGTATAAATCAAGTACTAAAACTGGTTATCATACAAATTTCTAAATTGGACCAAACAAAAATGCACTCACCCCAGTGTTTACGGCGAATGCAAAAGTTTTACTAATATTAGTATTACGTTTACTAAAAGGTTATAAAGCGTTAAATTATGATAACGATAATCGGAATAATTGTAATTAATGGTTTCATTATTCAGACTTTTGAATGCTGCCGGCGATGTCGTCCTTTGAAAAATCGTGCTGCATAAAGTCCTTATCACTGACCGGCAAATGTTGTTCAAAGGTATCAAACAGCTGGTAGCTGACATCACCCTTTACAAGGTGGAAATTCAAGACGTAGCCACCAAACTTGCGGTCATCGGAAATGAAGTGGTGATGAAAGCCGCCCACAGCTGCACCCTCGAACAGTTGTGGGGCATAATAGCCAATCAACGTCCCATTAATCTGATCCCGGGTGAAGACACTCTGATTTTCAGCGGTTTCAGCCAAAGTATTATACGGCGGCTGAGATTTAACCGCCGCTCTGGTTTGGATGTTGGCAAAAGTGCCGGTTATTTTAATGGAGAAAAAAGTGTTGGCAGCTCGACTTAACGAGACCAATTGTTTGTTCAAATCAGCCTGATCAACGTTTTCCAGTTCGGCCAGTGGCGTGTAGCGGGCAAAATGGGCATTGGCAAACGGCATGGTGAATAACTTGGGGGCTAGTGTGACATCCCCGGTGGCGTGGACGTGATATGGTTTGCCATCTAGAATAATCAATTCACCATCCAATCCTTCGCCAGTCCCAATGCCGGTATCGCCATGTTTTAACAGTTCCCCCATTGTAATGGTTCCCTTTAAAAGCCCGGGAACAAGTAATGCCAGCGTTCCGTGCTGATATAGCGTGATATGATTTGCCATGTTAAGACTCCCCTGTGTGTAATGTAAAAGACCTTTCCTTTAATGGTAGCACTTCGCAGGAAGGGTAAGCCAACAATTCTGACAAGTTTGTGAATATCAGCAAAATTCCCACCGGATTGTGATAGAATTTAACAAAAATGACGTGAGGTCTCCTTTCATGAAATATTCGACATTACTCTTTGACGTTGATGACACGCTGTTGAATTTCCAGGCAGCTGAGCATGACGCCCTCAAAAAATTATTCAAAACCATCGGCCAGCCGCTGACCTCTGAGGTCTATGCCGACTACCATCAATTTAATGAACAGCTTTGGCAGCAATATGAATTAGGCGAAATCAGTCGACAAACGCTGCTGGATACTCGATTCCGTCGTTTCTTCGACCATTACGGCCAAGTTGTTGACGGAAAAGCCTATGAACAACGGTATCGCAGTTTTCTAGCCGAAGGTCACAGCCCGATGCCGCAAGCCAAGCAATTGCTGGCCGACCTCAGTGCAAGTCACGATATTTATGTCGTGACCAATGGGATCGCCAAAACTCAACATCGGCGGCTCAACGAGTCTGGTCTGGCACCCTACTTTACTCATGTTTTCGCGTCCGAAACTATCGGCGTCCAAAAACCTGATCCTGGCTTTTTTGACTATGTTGCACACAACATTCAGGGCTTTTCAAAAGACCAGTCACTGGTGATTGGTGATTCGCTGACCTCCGATATTAAAGGGGCCAATTTATATGGCCTCGATTCAGTCTGGTTCAACCCAACCCATCAGCCCAATACCATCCGATTGAAGCCAACTTATGAGATTGATCATCTCCTGCGGCTGGAAGCAATTGTCTAATTGAATCAAGCTCAAATGACTGCCCCATGGAGTTGAACCCACAATTGGTTCACAGGTGACAGTCATTTTTGTTTTGGTAAAATGTTATATAACCTAACACGATATCTTGCATCCCATTAATTATTAACCTATACTAGGTGATTAATTAGAATATCTCTAATTAATTTCTAATTCGGTTCTGAATTAAAGGAGGTCCCAACATGCAACGATACAGCCAAAAACGGGTTACAAGCAATATCATTAAAGGTTCTTTAGGCAATATGATTGAATGGTTCGATTGGTATATATATGCATCCTTTGCCATTTATTTTGCCGGATCATTTTTTCCAGACGGTGATCAAACCGTCGAACTGCTGAGTGCAGCCGCTATTTTTGCGGTCGGTTTCCTGATGCGACCGTTCGGCAGCTTTATCATGGGTAAATATGCCGATAAAAAAGGCCGCCGGGCCGCCTTAACGCTCTCCGTCAGCATCATGGCAACCGGATCGCTGTTGATTGCCATTATCCCAACCTACAGTTCAATCGGCGTTTTTGCGCCGTTGCTGTTGGTCTGTATTCGTTTGGTCCAAGGATTATCACTTGGCGGCGAGTACGGCATTTCTGCCACTTATTTATCAGAAATGGCAACCTCTGGACGGCGTGGTTATTACGCATCGTTTCAGTATGTAACTTTAATCAGCGGTCAACTGATCGCCTTAATCGTTCAAATCATTCTACAATCAATGCTTTCGGATGGACAACTGCGGGCATTTGGCTGGCGGATTCCTTTCGCCATTGGGGCAGTTGGCGCCGTTATCGTTTTATACCTGCGACTTTCAATGGACGAAACAAATCAATTTAAACAGACTGAGAAAACAAAGGCCACCAGAGGATCCTTGCGTGAGTTGGCAAAATATCCCAATCAAGTGTTGACCGTCGTTGGATTAACCTTGGGTGGGACAATTGCTTTCTACACCTACACGACCTATATGCAAAAATACATGATCAATTCATTGGGGCTGGCACCAAAGCTGGTCACAATGATCAACTTTGGTGCCTTGCTGATTTTTATGGCTGCCCAACCATTGTTTGGCCACCTTTCAGATAAAATTGGCCGAAAGCCCTTACTCTACTGGTTCGGGATTGGTGGAACAATTTTGACCGTTCCAATCTTTCTCGGACTCAAATCCTTCGATAGCCCCGTGGCATCGTTTCTACTCATGCTAGGCGGCCTTCTGATCGTCAGTGGCTACACTTCAATTAATGCCATCGTTAAAGCAGAATTATTTCCGACTGAAATTCGGGCACTCGGGGTTGGTTTTCCTTATGGGCTGACCGTTGCGATCTTTGGTGGAAGTGTTGAATACATTGCCCTGTGGCTCAAACACATCGGTCATGAAGACTGGTTCTTCTATTATGTATCAGCAGCGGCATTTGTCAGCTTCCTCGTCTACGTCAGGATGCTGGAGACATCCAAGCATTCCAAACTGGAAGAATCTCCGGAAACGACGGAGCCTGACCAACCACAGGCACCGACTGTCAGTGGACCAAAAGACCACTAAGCCTTTCGAAAACTAAAAGGCAACTTCCTTGCGACCGTCTCCCAGAATCGAGTACACTGACTGTGTAAGCGAATTCAAAATTATTCTGGGAGGTAATCTGATGGCAGACAAGTACGATTTTCCAAAGACACGCGCACAATTGAATCAATTAGTCGCAGATCTCAGCCAGCTGCAGACCAACATCCAACAAACCCACTGGTACATGCGGGGTGAGAACTTCTTTCGCCTGCACCCGCTGATGGATGATTATAGTGATCAATTAGCTGATCAATTGGATAACGTTGCCGAGCGACTGATCGCAATCAACGGTTCGCCGTTCGCAACCACTCACGAATTCATTGATAACACCGGCTTACCGGACGAAAAGGTTACCTGGGATCAATTAACCATGCGTGACTTCATGCAGCGGCTGGTTGATCAATTCAGGTATTTGCGTGATCAATATCAAAAGGGCATCGAGGTCACTGACGAGGAAAAAGATTTTCCAACTCAAGATATGCTGAATGGCTTTAAAGAAGACATTGATAAGAATATTTGGATGATTAACGCCTACCTCGGCAAAGGGCCTTACGACGAATAATCAATTATCGAAAAATAGACACTTGGGTTGAAATATTTTAATTTCAGCCCTATTTTTATGGCAGAGCATTATTGATATGTAAGGAGGAATTGACTTTGAATAACTCAGTTAAAATTGGTAAGAGCGAGGTTGTCAGCGGCCCCTTGGGTCTGGGGACCAACAAGGTCGGCGGCCATAATTTATTTGACGGCCTGAAAGATTCGGACGGCGAGGCAGTTGTTAAAGCGGCATTGAACGACGGCATTACGTTACTGGATACCGCATTTATGTATGGATTGGGCAAGTCTGAAGACATTATTGGCAACGTCATTCAAGATTTCGATCGTTCAAAATTTGTCATCGCATCGAAAGCAGCTCAGGATCCCAACAACGACTTGAAGCCTAATAACGATCCTAAGTTCTTGACCAAATCGATTGATGAGTCGTTGGAACGGCTGCAAACCGATTACATCGACATTTTTTACATTCATTTTCCGGATGACAAGACCCCGAAGGCAGAAGCAGTTGACGCGCTGGCCCAGGCAAAAAAGGCCGGTAAGATTCGGGCAATCGGGATTTCTAATTTTAATTTGAACCAGATCAAGGAAGCCAATCAAGACAATCAAGTCGATGTCGTGGAGAACAATTACAGCCTGGTTCACCGGGATGCAGAAACAGAAATCTTCCCGTATCTAAAGGCACACCAAATTTCCTTTGTCCCCTATTTCCCACTGGCTTCAGGCTTGCTAACTGGCAAATACAGTCGAAACGATGCAGACAAGTTCAGCAGGTTCTCTACATCAAAATTCAATCAGATCATGGATAGTTTAGATCAAGTCAAAACCATCGCCGAAAGTCATCAGGCAACGATTGCTCAAACGATTTTGGCTTGGTACATTGCCAATCCTGATATTAGCGTGGTGATTCCCGGTGCAAGATTGCCAGAGCAAGTTGATAGTAATGCCAAAGCGTTGGATGTACAACTGAGTCCAGCAGAATTTGATGAGATTAATCGATTATTTTGAGATCGATGAAGTTTGTTTCTTGATCCAACGGATTTAACATAAAAATAGTTGAGGGGCCATTGGGTAAATTCCAATGACCCCTCGTTTTAT
Above is a genomic segment from Lentilactobacillus buchneri containing:
- a CDS encoding family 20 glycosylhydrolase — protein: MVHKSWLLLPLTVLLMGCSAHKTTTAQTTSSTASEQDGKYNGVTLDVARRHYQVGTLQKFIQLVGDHNGRFIQLHLSDDRNFAIENDYVGQSLKNAQKVDGVWHNKKTHQFFYSKAEIKYLVNDAEQHHVTLIPEIDTPAHVTALVKLMKANGKAQLADQVSWYSKSYRDEIHLNQTGIDFTKKLDDEVGTLFAGQANPRFHLGGDEFSDKLTSNAAYVKYLNATSANVEKMGFTPEAWNDGFLNSSLSKLNKNIQVTYWNWTADQTGKLAAERHKYWASMPKLINRGSKVFNYNDYYLYFNLSKTNMSKKNVAYMIKDMKQYWKPTLWHNDVDTKLKSKRGIVGSSVSLWADSAGSVNDQQVYAASEQFIKTFLALAESR
- a CDS encoding ABC transporter permease, with protein sequence MITLVKQEIFKLLHKKSTYAVSATLLILMTVFGVLTRNYPKYWGDPKGLFVEMFTGINWIVLFMIAACSSIIAMEFQYGTIKELLYRKYYRGQILVSKWITMLLYSIYFYVLSFVWSMLLKVVLFNDKFKLSDTYQSGHSVIEAQWLGIIGSFLTIWLVLSLVLLLANIFKSTAAAISIGIIGYFALSMVSGVMFLLMHKWEWLKWNPLNMMNLPQQLLSSSVHKMTLLSTPEMVVGSLVYTAIFMAISYVVFKRRSV
- a CDS encoding ABC transporter ATP-binding protein; translation: MADSILNVEHLNKNFGHKQVLKDVSFSVQTGHIVGLVGPNGAGKSTIMKAVLGLFNYSSGKITIDGDPVSPTSHRAMDKVGALIEYPGIYPFLTGYQHLQLFSKESTSKDQIMDIVDKMKMDSYINRKAKTYSLGMKQKLGIALALVDRPKLVILDEPMNGLDPQANKDLRTIILDLAKQGTTFLISSHILSELEKLVDDLVVIDKGQIVYTESMANLENGGKKLLVLKTSDDAHAKDILSQNGYQLDDGDKLSIVETDSTKMADVIKLLSDNDIEIEDVQHVHSDLETSLLNLLKNDKVKES
- a CDS encoding type 1 glutamine amidotransferase domain-containing protein; its protein translation is MTKALMVVTNNPKFKKIQRATGIWLKEATHFNKVMADNGIDVDYVSPKGGYVPLDPLSLGTDDMDATDWEYYLDDTFQNHHLAQSLTPADVNPKDYQVIYFVGGHGTMTDFPQNTELAGLAETIYANGGIVSANCVGVCGLLPMRTEDGKRFVHGRKLTAFTNDEEALNGLTNDVEFLLEDELDKAGANFVKGTAFEPNVVVDDRLITGQNPNSATGVGEAIIKELLQ
- a CDS encoding sugar porter family MFS transporter — its product is MEKAVATEKKISSGFIYFFGSFGGILFGYDIGVMTGALPFLQTDWGLQNNATITGWITSAVMLGAIFGGAIAGQLSDKMGRRKMILLSALIFMAGSLLSAISPHDGQFYLIAVRVFLGLAVGASSALVPAYMSEMAPAKMRGRLTGINQTMIVSGMLLSYVMDFVLKDLPENWAWRSMLGLAALPALILFFGVLKLPESPRFLVKNGRPDDARRVLSYIRENDTEIDDELEQIQDTASQEKKISKSTSWATVFSSKYRYLAIAGIGVAAFQQFQGANAIFYYIPLIVEKATGTAANSALMWPIIQGIILVIGSLVFLGIADKFKRRTLLILGGTVMGLSFLLPTAIKFLVPNASPLLIVFFLSIYVAAYSFTWAPLTWVLIGEVFPLAIRGRASGAASSANWVGSFAVGLLFPIMTASMPQDAVFAIFGVICLLGVWFIHSRVPETKGRSLEDIEEENINK
- the budA gene encoding acetolactate decarboxylase yields the protein MANHITLYQHGTLALLVPGLLKGTITMGELLKHGDTGIGTGEGLDGELIILDGKPYHVHATGDVTLAPKLFTMPFANAHFARYTPLAELENVDQADLNKQLVSLSRAANTFFSIKITGTFANIQTRAAVKSQPPYNTLAETAENQSVFTRDQINGTLIGYYAPQLFEGAAVGGFHHHFISDDRKFGGYVLNFHLVKGDVSYQLFDTFEQHLPVSDKDFMQHDFSKDDIAGSIQKSE
- a CDS encoding YjjG family noncanonical pyrimidine nucleotidase, coding for MKYSTLLFDVDDTLLNFQAAEHDALKKLFKTIGQPLTSEVYADYHQFNEQLWQQYELGEISRQTLLDTRFRRFFDHYGQVVDGKAYEQRYRSFLAEGHSPMPQAKQLLADLSASHDIYVVTNGIAKTQHRRLNESGLAPYFTHVFASETIGVQKPDPGFFDYVAHNIQGFSKDQSLVIGDSLTSDIKGANLYGLDSVWFNPTHQPNTIRLKPTYEIDHLLRLEAIV
- a CDS encoding MFS transporter is translated as MQRYSQKRVTSNIIKGSLGNMIEWFDWYIYASFAIYFAGSFFPDGDQTVELLSAAAIFAVGFLMRPFGSFIMGKYADKKGRRAALTLSVSIMATGSLLIAIIPTYSSIGVFAPLLLVCIRLVQGLSLGGEYGISATYLSEMATSGRRGYYASFQYVTLISGQLIALIVQIILQSMLSDGQLRAFGWRIPFAIGAVGAVIVLYLRLSMDETNQFKQTEKTKATRGSLRELAKYPNQVLTVVGLTLGGTIAFYTYTTYMQKYMINSLGLAPKLVTMINFGALLIFMAAQPLFGHLSDKIGRKPLLYWFGIGGTILTVPIFLGLKSFDSPVASFLLMLGGLLIVSGYTSINAIVKAELFPTEIRALGVGFPYGLTVAIFGGSVEYIALWLKHIGHEDWFFYYVSAAAFVSFLVYVRMLETSKHSKLEESPETTEPDQPQAPTVSGPKDH
- a CDS encoding Dps family protein codes for the protein MADKYDFPKTRAQLNQLVADLSQLQTNIQQTHWYMRGENFFRLHPLMDDYSDQLADQLDNVAERLIAINGSPFATTHEFIDNTGLPDEKVTWDQLTMRDFMQRLVDQFRYLRDQYQKGIEVTDEEKDFPTQDMLNGFKEDIDKNIWMINAYLGKGPYDE
- a CDS encoding aldo/keto reductase; the encoded protein is MNNSVKIGKSEVVSGPLGLGTNKVGGHNLFDGLKDSDGEAVVKAALNDGITLLDTAFMYGLGKSEDIIGNVIQDFDRSKFVIASKAAQDPNNDLKPNNDPKFLTKSIDESLERLQTDYIDIFYIHFPDDKTPKAEAVDALAQAKKAGKIRAIGISNFNLNQIKEANQDNQVDVVENNYSLVHRDAETEIFPYLKAHQISFVPYFPLASGLLTGKYSRNDADKFSRFSTSKFNQIMDSLDQVKTIAESHQATIAQTILAWYIANPDISVVIPGARLPEQVDSNAKALDVQLSPAEFDEINRLF